From a single Aspergillus puulaauensis MK2 DNA, chromosome 2, nearly complete sequence genomic region:
- a CDS encoding uncharacterized protein (COG:M;~EggNog:ENOG410PG00;~InterPro:IPR002110,IPR036770,IPR020683;~PFAM:PF12796,PF00023,PF13637;~go_function: GO:0005515 - protein binding [Evidence IEA]) — protein sequence MLDSSKGLAELTKSKKNPTVQFIHESVRDFLRDEGLSNLEFGSIAPGPSHDVLKACCLNYVNIDLSSRLPHSQDLPQAKTHEASRLVEAISRSYPFLEYAVQNVFHHANIAAEHGILQEPFLAEFPTGTWILKNNVFEKHQVRRYSSSADRVYILAEHNWSKLLTTECSMGSPIVDSGQRYGHPLYAALIGGGDEAAFVLLTLDTSLRSDLDQKQVKGVPLLSFATKNGFLATVKLLLELGASVDYKDEDDKTPLCHAAESGHEGIVKILLEHKAETDLSDKDKRTPLSHASTPEVIRLLLKSGADPESRDSLGQTPLFHAVLSLSIPRIDLLLDSGAALESRDDRGRTALSCAAERHLGEETIKVLLDRGADKESRDYKGRTPLSVAVGRTPLSHGVQHLGHGTVKLLLDRGTDIESTDKSGKTPLFYASGNRYWTIPFWLLLDRGANVGSRDCSGGTVLHMASRYIGNEDLLLELVKIGADFEARDNDGRRPIDIARPTNFERVIAAFERAGAK from the coding sequence ATGCTCGATTCTTCCAAAGGCCTCGCAGAACTGACGAAATCCAAAAAGAACCCTACCGTACAGTTTATTCACGAGTCTGTCCGTGATTTCCTTCGGGATGAGGGCCTCAGCAATCTCGAATTTGGCAGCATTGCCCCAGGACCCAGCCATGACGTCTTGAAAGCATGCTGTTTGAACTACGTGAATATTGATTTGTCGTCGCGTCTACCCCATTCCCAAGATCTTCCACAAGCCAAAACCCACGAGGCGAGCCGTCTTGTGGAAGCTATATCTCGGAGTTACCCGTTCCTTGAGTATGCTGTGCAGAACGTGTTCCACCACGCAAACATTGCAGCTGAGCATGGGATATTGCAGGAACCGTTTTTAGCAGAGTTTCCAACTGGGACCTGGATCCTGAAGAATAATGTATTTGAGAAACATCAAGTACGCCGGTACAGTTCATCTGCGGATAGAGTGTACATCTTGGCGGAGCACAATTGGTCAAAGCTCCTTACGACGGAGTGCTCTATGGGATCTCCAATAGTCGACTCGGGTCAACGATACGGGCATCCTTTATATGCCGCTCTTATCGGCGGGGGCGATGAAGCAGCATTTGTCCTTTTGACGCTCGACACATCTTTGAGAAGCGACTTGGATCAGAAACAAGTCAAGGGTGTACCCCTCCTCTCGTTCGCGACGAAAAACGGCTTTTTAGCCACTGTTAAGCTACTTCTCGAGCTCGGCGCCAGCGTGGACTACAAAGATGAGGACGACAAAACGCCACTTTGCCATGCGGCAGAATCAGGCCACGAAGGAATCGTAAAGATACTGCTGGAACACAAGGCCGAAACAGATTTATCGGATAAGGACAAACGAACACCATTATCTCACGCATCAACACCTGAAGTTATTAGGCTCTTGCTTAAATCAGGCGCAGATCCAGAATCGCGAGATTCTCTGGGACAAACCCCACTTTTCCATGCCGTTTTGTCACTCTCTATACCGAGAATTGATCTCCTGCTTGACAGTGGCGCGGCTCTGGAATCAAGGGATGATCGTGGGAGAACTGCACTTTCCTGTGCTGCCGAACGGCACCTTGGCGAAGAAACGATCAAGGTCCTGCTTGACCGAGGCGCAGATAAAGAATCCAGGGACTATAAAGGGCGAACCCCACTATCTGTCGCTGTTGGTAGAACTCCGCTGTCCCATGGTGTCCAACACTTGGGGCACGGTACAGTAAAATTACTTCTTGACCGAGGTACCGATATAGAATCAACGGATAAATCGGGGAAAACTCCACTATTCTATGCGTCTGGAAACCGATATTGGACTATACCTTTCTGGTTATTGCTTGATCGAGGTGCAAATGTGGGATCGAGAGATTGTTCTGGGGGTACTGTTCTCCACATGGCATCACGATACATAGGCAACGAAGACCTTCTTCTGGAACTGGTGAAGATCGGCGCTGATTTTGAAGCAAGAGACAACGATGGGCGCAGACCAATTGACATTGCAAGGCCTACTAATTTCGAACGTGTAATTGCAGCTTTCGAAAGAGCTGGAGCGAAGTAA
- a CDS encoding uncharacterized protein (COG:F;~EggNog:ENOG410Q17E;~InterPro:IPR000845,IPR027417,IPR035994;~PFAM:PF01048;~go_function: GO:0003824 - catalytic activity [Evidence IEA];~go_process: GO:0009116 - nucleoside metabolic process [Evidence IEA]): MMWLCMHPGQTPFAAQRSTMKRHRPRAEDFTIGWICPLPLEYAAAKEVLDELYDEAEYATGRIYNHEIVITCLPAGQMGTNAAAAATARMLAAFPNLKNALLVGIAGGVPSKQADIRLGDVVISQPNGQYGGVVQYDFGKTIPGGFQRVGSLNAPSHDLLTALSKLKSNPAAARNAIDASKTYQPPSNVDTLFHASYDHVGGETCFRCRQDMKMKRVPRVGGTEIFFGTVASGNQVIKYGTTRDRTSSKLDGVLCFEMEAAGVVNLVPCLVIQGICDYADSHKNKTFQPLAAAAAAICARELLSYLPYKPTLGIEQQEIPMRGPVQLRTEDENHRNHQNQRDIEPQHCKTSTAQKRIYMESLRFDQMDSRHATIKRAHAKTCHWLMDCQEHKDWLSIDCFDQHHGFFWIKGKPGAGKSTLVKFAFSQAKKTMRDVNILCFFFNARGEALEKTVLGMYRSLLWQLLEQLPDLQAVFDTSSVTASHGNPPNWTVETLKDLFCTAVEGLQNRSVICYIDALDECKQEEVQDMLSFFEQLGEIAASNRLRLLVCFSSRHYPHITVENKVELVLENQGDHHTDISNYVNAELKVGSGRQVPQIKEKIINRSSGIFLWAVLVVRILNEEYSRGHVHTLKRRLDEIPNGLHSLLKDILTRDNNNMAKTLLCLQ; encoded by the exons ATGATGTGGCTATGTATGCATCCAGGGCAAACGCCATTTGCG GCACAGCGCTCCACGATGAAACGGCACCGGCCCCGAGCTGAAGACTTCACAATCGGCTGGATCTGCCCCCTCCCACTCGAatatgcagcagcaaaagaGGTTCTGGATGAGCTGTACGACGAGGCTGAATACGCGACTGGTCGCATATACAACCATGAAATCGTCATCACCTGTCTTCCTGCGGGGCAGATGGGTACAaatgctgccgccgccgccacagCCAGAATGCTTGCTGCATTTCCCAACCTGAAGAATGCTCTCCTCGTGGGTATAGCGGGGGGCGTACCGAGTAAGCAGGCGGACATCCGACTTGGCGATGTTGTCATTAGCCAGCCAAATGGACAATACGGCGGAGTTGTCCAGTATGACTTTGGGAAGACGATCCCCGGTGGATTTCAGCGTGTCGGCTCTCTCAACGCCCCCTCTCACGACCTGCTCACGGCTCTGTCGAAACTGAAGTCgaatcctgctgctgccaggAATGCTATCGACGCAAGTAAAACCTACCAACCTCCATCCAATGTCGATACCCTCTTCCACGCCTCCTACGACCACGTTGGGGGAGAAACGTGTTTCCGATGCCGCCAGGATATGAAAATGAAGCGGGTACCGCGGGTTGGAGGTACAGAAATATTCTTCGGTACTGTTGCTTCTGGTAATCAGGTAATAAAATATGGTACTACCAGGGACAGGACCAGCTCTAAATTAGATGGCGTTCTGTGtttcgagatggaggctgctggtgtGGTGAATTTGGTGCCCTGTCTTGTTATTCAAGGCATCTGTGACTACGCGGATTCACACAAGAATAAGACATTCCAACCTCttgcagccgcagccgcagctatATGTGCCAGGGAACTTCTTTCATATCTGCCTTACAAACCTACCTTGGGGATTGAACAACAAGAAATTCCTATGCGTGGACCAGTGCAACTACGGACAGAAGACGAGAACCACCGGAACCACCAGAACCAACGCGACATAGAACCCCAACACTGCAAGACGTCGACAGCACAAAAGCGGATTTATATGGAGTCGCTCAGGTTCGACCAGATGGACAGCCGACACGCAACAATTAAGAGGGCACATGCAAAAACTTGTCATTGGCTGATGGATTGTCAAGAGCATAAGGACTGGCTTAGCATCGACTGTTTTGATCAACATCACGGATTCTTCTGGATAAAGGGGAAGCCAGGGGCAGGTAAATCTACACTGGTAAAATTTGCCTTCTCACAGGCCAAAAAGACGATGAGAGACGTGAATATTCTgtgtttcttcttcaatgcTCGTGGCGAGGCCTTGGAGAAGACGGTGCTAGGAATGTATCGTTCTCTTCTTTGGCAGCTACTTGAACAACTGCCGGATCTACAGGCAGTATTCGACACATCGTCAGTGACCGCTAGCCACGGTAATCCTCCCAATTGGACTGTCGAAACACTAAAGGACCTCTTCTGCACAGCGGTTGAGGGTCTTCAAAATCGCTCTGTCATATGCTATATTGATGCCCTTGACGAGTGCAAACAGGAGGAGGTCCAAGATATGTTATCGTTCTTCGAACAATTGGGCGAAATTGCAGCATCCAACCGACTTCGGCTCCTTGTCTGTTTTTCGAGCCGCCATTATCCTCATATTACCGTTGAGAATAAAGttgagctggtgctggaaaATCAGGGCGATCACCACACGGACATTTCCAATTACGTGAATGCGGAACTCAAAGTAGGGAGCGGCAGGCAGGTTCCACAGATAAAGGAAAAAATTATCAATCGATCATCAGGAATTTTCTTGTGGGCAGTGCTCGTCGTACGTATACTGAACGAGGAGTATTCCCGTGGTCACGTTCATACTCTCAAGCGAAGGCTAGACGAGATACCGAATGGATTGCATTCGTTGTTGAAGGATATCTTGACAAgagacaataataatatggCAAAAACGCTACTATGCCTACAGTGA